Proteins encoded within one genomic window of Mesorhizobium sp. AR10:
- a CDS encoding GumC family protein: MGDRENREDWKRERSLLALGQAMRGEDETDASLVSIGDRANPAWHEDAATRHRLARSQREARSNPSLDAAADTAQLQAGRGPGSAAEPGLEANEAVRGGYPPAGLREEPAGGSEAYRAHAAYEPRYAGDEQRPSREDVDSQEWKPLIDPMQVVRGIARSKMLIVTTTILGAVLGIAVALSTPKKYEATTQVVIEPGDLKLSDNDLTQPVGQPDAALAVVETRIKMVTSGKVLDKVVKDLNLVDDPEFNGQGSGGLGIMSLIRSILSRQDGPGGADEVRRQALAVGNLAESLSVERSGKTFVVSISAITQNGEKSALIANTTRDVFQQETANYQFGMAGRATNQLTSKLDDLRKDVETAERKVEDFRATHGLVDAQGHLISDDQMLKLNEQLSVARARTLELNARAASARSKDVNSVLTGTLPEEINSNTMSDLRSQYATLKQEADRAAVRLGPRHPELQALTAQLAGARERIAAELSRIASSLQVDLKRSVQLEQDLASRLAQAKVQSGDVNSDLVALRELERDATAKRSVYERYLLRAKETGEQENINTTNINLMTEARPPLEPNGPSRAVVALAGLLLGFASGVGLGAMRGIYESLRETANSRSRRRMDERRIPFEDEAYRVPAPPAAPVEATRTERSGPLGALFSAVGKIMPGKAPSEKPAPTQAIQPPLPSHTPPPQPIHPASHTQPYPHGQDPGYPLVQTGQMQPPAGYPYPQPTAPYVGQAAYSRAPMAAAPPLPNPAEQQGQIDEIRASLREFREAVRELTESRSRRRYF, translated from the coding sequence ATGGGTGACAGGGAAAACCGTGAAGACTGGAAGCGCGAGCGCTCCTTGCTGGCGCTTGGCCAGGCTATGCGTGGCGAGGACGAGACCGACGCATCGCTGGTTTCGATCGGCGACCGGGCAAACCCGGCATGGCACGAGGACGCCGCCACGCGTCATCGTCTCGCTCGCTCGCAACGTGAGGCGCGGTCGAATCCATCGCTCGATGCGGCCGCCGATACCGCACAGCTTCAGGCTGGCCGTGGACCCGGTTCAGCCGCTGAGCCAGGGCTTGAAGCAAACGAGGCCGTCCGCGGCGGCTACCCGCCGGCCGGGCTGCGGGAAGAGCCTGCCGGCGGATCGGAAGCCTACCGCGCCCATGCCGCATACGAGCCGCGATACGCCGGTGACGAGCAACGGCCTTCTCGCGAGGATGTCGACAGCCAGGAATGGAAGCCGCTGATCGATCCGATGCAGGTCGTCCGCGGCATTGCCAGGTCGAAGATGCTGATCGTCACGACGACGATACTGGGCGCGGTGCTCGGCATCGCCGTCGCCCTGTCGACGCCGAAGAAATATGAAGCCACCACCCAGGTGGTCATCGAGCCGGGCGACCTGAAGCTTTCCGACAACGATCTCACCCAACCCGTCGGGCAACCTGATGCCGCGTTGGCCGTCGTCGAAACCCGGATCAAGATGGTGACGTCCGGCAAGGTTCTCGACAAGGTCGTCAAGGATCTCAATCTCGTTGATGATCCGGAGTTCAACGGACAGGGGTCCGGTGGCCTCGGCATCATGTCACTCATCCGCTCCATATTGTCGCGCCAGGACGGGCCGGGTGGCGCCGATGAGGTTCGCCGCCAGGCGCTGGCGGTTGGCAATCTGGCCGAGAGCCTGTCGGTCGAGCGCAGCGGCAAGACTTTTGTCGTCTCCATCAGCGCCATCACGCAGAATGGCGAAAAGTCGGCCCTCATCGCCAACACGACGAGGGACGTCTTCCAGCAGGAGACCGCCAACTACCAGTTCGGTATGGCCGGACGTGCGACGAACCAACTGACGTCCAAGCTCGATGACTTGCGCAAGGATGTCGAGACGGCCGAGCGCAAGGTCGAGGATTTCAGGGCCACGCACGGTCTTGTCGACGCGCAGGGCCATCTGATCAGCGACGACCAGATGCTGAAGCTCAACGAGCAGCTCTCCGTCGCCCGCGCCCGCACGCTGGAACTGAATGCCCGGGCGGCGTCGGCGCGTTCGAAAGACGTCAATTCGGTTCTGACCGGCACCTTGCCGGAAGAGATCAACTCCAACACGATGAGCGATCTGCGCTCGCAATATGCGACGCTGAAGCAGGAGGCCGACCGCGCCGCTGTGCGGCTTGGGCCGCGTCATCCCGAACTCCAGGCACTCACTGCCCAGCTTGCCGGCGCGCGCGAGCGCATCGCCGCAGAGCTCAGCCGCATTGCCTCGTCGCTGCAGGTCGACCTCAAGCGCTCGGTCCAGCTCGAGCAGGACCTCGCTTCTCGCTTGGCGCAGGCCAAGGTTCAAAGCGGCGACGTCAACAGCGACCTGGTTGCTTTGCGCGAACTGGAGCGCGATGCCACCGCCAAGCGTTCGGTCTACGAACGCTATCTTCTGCGCGCCAAGGAGACCGGCGAACAGGAGAACATCAACACGACCAACATCAATCTGATGACCGAGGCTCGACCCCCACTCGAACCAAACGGGCCGTCGCGCGCCGTGGTGGCGCTTGCCGGCCTGCTGCTCGGCTTTGCCTCCGGTGTCGGCCTCGGTGCCATGCGCGGCATCTATGAAAGCCTGCGGGAAACCGCCAATTCCCGGTCGCGCCGCAGGATGGACGAGCGGCGGATACCCTTCGAGGACGAGGCTTATCGGGTGCCCGCACCACCCGCCGCGCCAGTCGAGGCCACCCGCACCGAACGTTCAGGTCCGCTTGGTGCGCTGTTCTCAGCGGTGGGCAAGATCATGCCTGGCAAGGCGCCCAGTGAAAAGCCAGCACCTACGCAGGCCATCCAGCCGCCATTGCCCTCTCACACGCCGCCGCCACAGCCAATACACCCGGCCTCGCACACGCAGCCATATCCCCATGGGCAGGATCCGGGCTATCCGCTGGTGCAGACTGGGCAGATGCAGCCGCCGGCCGGCTACCCCTATCCGCAGCCGACGGCACCCTATGTTGGGCAGGCAGCTTATTCCCGAGCCCCGATGGCCGCAGCACCGCCTCTCCCGAACCCCGCCGAACAGCAGGGCCAGATCGACGAAATCCGCGCCAGCCTGCGCGAATTCCGCGAAGCGGTCCGCGAACTCACCGAAAGCCGCTCGCGCCGCCGCTATTTCTGA
- a CDS encoding lipopolysaccharide biosynthesis protein, with protein MTQASDIPQRRTLARIGAFVAERRGLVRDYLSAISGAGGRLVFSLAYFIALANTLSIAEFGMFATASAAGVMLSRILAFGFISALYRTATIRPNLIGTFTAGFLLLGVVSLPLLAAASYGVYLIFFASTVPLSVFAAIVFAEALLWRPVEVALIVNNGLGKFGRAAVLTIAATALRALGAVLFMFAAERTVGVWSWYYIGANAASLLLAFGFFYPRQRLRLRLALYLRRLADSIYVAGAEVLFYLQMEFDKLLVLAISGPHLAGIYAIIMRLVDLTAIPIRTFSMMLVQRMMRAPELLSRLAVKSGIEGGVFLVSTLALATLAIVLHFFPNALGKNVAEAAPLVALAICVPGLRNLVEYQAELLFARGQTAVRALNLGLLAGLKAVLLTYVLITIPDTPNLVLSLNVVFLLLYLASTLLTYSAMRKPAKPV; from the coding sequence ATGACGCAGGCCAGTGACATACCGCAAAGGCGGACCCTCGCCCGGATCGGCGCTTTTGTGGCCGAACGACGGGGGCTGGTTCGCGACTATCTCTCGGCGATCAGCGGCGCCGGCGGACGGTTGGTGTTTTCGCTCGCCTATTTCATCGCACTGGCCAACACGCTGTCCATCGCCGAGTTCGGCATGTTCGCCACCGCATCGGCGGCCGGGGTCATGCTGTCGCGCATCCTCGCCTTCGGCTTCATCTCGGCGCTCTATCGCACCGCCACCATCCGGCCCAACCTGATCGGCACTTTCACCGCAGGCTTCCTGCTGCTTGGCGTGGTGTCGTTGCCGCTGCTGGCCGCGGCCTCATACGGCGTCTACCTGATCTTCTTTGCCAGCACCGTACCGCTATCGGTCTTTGCGGCGATCGTCTTTGCCGAGGCGCTTTTGTGGCGGCCGGTCGAGGTGGCGCTGATCGTCAACAACGGCCTCGGCAAATTCGGCCGCGCCGCCGTGCTGACGATCGCGGCGACGGCCTTGCGGGCGCTCGGCGCCGTGCTGTTCATGTTCGCCGCGGAGCGGACCGTGGGCGTCTGGTCCTGGTACTATATCGGCGCCAACGCCGCTTCGCTGCTGCTCGCCTTCGGGTTTTTCTACCCGCGCCAGCGGCTGCGGCTGCGGCTGGCGCTTTATCTCAGGCGGCTCGCCGATTCCATCTATGTGGCCGGCGCCGAGGTGCTGTTCTACCTGCAGATGGAGTTCGACAAGCTGCTGGTGCTGGCGATCAGCGGACCGCATCTGGCCGGCATCTATGCCATCATCATGCGGCTGGTCGACCTGACGGCGATCCCGATCCGCACCTTCTCGATGATGCTGGTGCAGCGGATGATGCGAGCGCCGGAACTTCTGTCACGCCTTGCGGTCAAGAGCGGCATCGAGGGCGGCGTGTTCCTGGTGTCGACACTGGCACTGGCGACGCTTGCCATCGTGCTGCATTTCTTTCCCAACGCGCTGGGCAAGAATGTTGCGGAGGCAGCACCCCTGGTGGCGCTGGCGATCTGTGTGCCTGGCCTGCGCAATCTGGTCGAATACCAGGCCGAGCTTCTGTTTGCGCGCGGCCAGACAGCGGTCAGGGCGCTCAACCTCGGCCTGCTTGCCGGGCTGAAGGCAGTGCTCTTGACCTATGTGCTGATCACCATCCCGGACACGCCCAATCTGGTCCTGTCGCTGAATGTCGTCTTCCTGCTGCTCTATCTCGCCTCGACGTTGCTCACCTATTCGGCGATGCGCAAACCGGCAAAGCCGGTCTAG
- a CDS encoding DUF6492 family protein yields MNSRFVPSPGAETDALRQMPTAAVVTASYAPDFERCRLLCETLDRHVSGVAHHYVLVEHRDVALFRQLENGHRTVVDERDLLPRWLHVFDDPLSLFRRRIWLSLKTMPLRGWHVQQLRRIAIAAYASEDVLIFCDSDVAFLKPFDTNVFWRDGKVRLFRRDGVLSGDGHDEHRIWSRNAGSALGIDPSRVSTHDYISTLIAWRRQTVTAMCAEIEKVHGRNWVQVVGSARKFSECMIYGRYVDDVLAGAGHFHGSQEFCRVHWTGEALSDEEFRRFVAAMAPEQVAIGMQSFIGTDIGRIRRLIGLDRP; encoded by the coding sequence GTGAACAGCCGGTTCGTACCAAGCCCCGGGGCCGAAACCGATGCCCTTCGGCAGATGCCGACGGCAGCCGTGGTGACCGCCAGCTACGCGCCGGATTTCGAGCGCTGCCGCCTGTTATGCGAAACCCTCGACCGCCACGTTTCCGGTGTGGCGCATCACTATGTTCTGGTCGAGCATCGCGACGTGGCGTTGTTTCGCCAGCTGGAAAACGGCCACCGCACCGTGGTCGACGAACGGGATCTGTTGCCGCGCTGGCTGCATGTATTCGACGATCCGCTCAGCCTGTTTCGCCGCCGCATCTGGCTCAGCCTCAAGACCATGCCGTTGCGCGGGTGGCATGTGCAGCAGCTGCGCCGCATCGCCATCGCCGCATACGCGTCCGAAGACGTGCTGATCTTTTGCGATTCCGACGTCGCCTTCCTCAAGCCGTTCGACACAAACGTCTTCTGGCGCGACGGCAAGGTGCGGCTGTTCCGGCGTGACGGCGTACTGTCCGGTGACGGTCATGACGAGCATCGCATCTGGTCACGCAATGCGGGATCGGCACTCGGCATCGATCCCTCCAGGGTTTCAACCCACGACTACATTTCGACGCTGATTGCCTGGCGCCGGCAAACCGTGACGGCGATGTGCGCCGAAATCGAGAAAGTGCATGGCCGCAACTGGGTTCAGGTCGTCGGCTCGGCGCGGAAATTCTCCGAATGCATGATCTACGGCCGCTATGTCGACGACGTGCTTGCCGGCGCCGGCCATTTCCATGGCTCGCAAGAGTTCTGCCGCGTCCACTGGACGGGCGAAGCGCTGTCGGATGAAGAGTTCCGCCGCTTCGTCGCCGCCATGGCGCCGGAACAGGTGGCGATCGGCATGCAGTCCTTCATTGGGACGGACATCGGCCGCATCCGCCGCCTGATCGGGCTTGATAGACCATGA
- a CDS encoding WecB/TagA/CpsF family glycosyltransferase produces the protein MNMLTARAALGLDKLNMILGIPVLAIGWDDAIVLLARLVAERRFTKVSFLNAHNANIAYSDPVFAEALGDFLILPDGVGVDVAAKLLYGAPFPDNLNGTDFIPAFLQASTRPLTVGLLGAKRVNAEAASTRLAALAVQHNFVVIHDGYFSAAEEQGIVDRIAKLRPDVLLVAMGVPRQEMWITRHIDARHCTLPIAVGALLDFLSGTMPRAPLWMRRLRLEWLFRLWVEPGRLWRRYVVGNPLFLFRVIRQKLSRKPEPAGEIW, from the coding sequence ATGAACATGCTTACCGCCCGCGCCGCGTTGGGGCTCGACAAATTGAATATGATCCTTGGCATTCCGGTCCTTGCCATCGGCTGGGACGATGCGATCGTCCTTTTGGCCCGGCTGGTTGCCGAGCGACGCTTCACCAAGGTCAGTTTTCTCAATGCCCACAATGCCAACATCGCCTATTCGGACCCGGTGTTTGCCGAAGCGCTCGGCGATTTTCTCATCCTGCCCGACGGCGTCGGTGTCGATGTGGCGGCGAAGCTGCTGTACGGGGCGCCGTTTCCGGACAATCTCAATGGCACCGATTTCATCCCTGCCTTCCTGCAGGCATCAACCCGGCCGCTGACCGTGGGGCTGCTCGGCGCGAAGCGCGTCAACGCCGAGGCGGCGTCGACCAGACTGGCAGCGCTCGCTGTCCAGCACAATTTCGTGGTCATCCATGATGGCTATTTCTCCGCTGCCGAGGAGCAGGGAATCGTCGATCGGATCGCAAAATTGCGACCCGACGTGCTGCTTGTTGCGATGGGCGTGCCGCGTCAGGAAATGTGGATCACGCGCCATATCGATGCGCGCCACTGCACGCTGCCGATCGCCGTCGGCGCACTGCTCGATTTCCTCAGCGGCACGATGCCGCGGGCGCCGCTGTGGATGCGCCGGTTGCGGCTCGAATGGCTGTTTCGCCTATGGGTCGAACCGGGCCGCCTCTGGCGCCGCTACGTGGTCGGCAACCCGCTGTTCCTGTTTCGCGTCATCCGCCAGAAACTGTCGCGCAAACCCGAACCTGCCGGAGAGATCTGGTGA
- a CDS encoding glycosyltransferase family 4 protein, whose amino-acid sequence MHLLFATSIVPDGALASGYEIANAAIIAALRRAGARVTVTGFIWPGKVASDPENTVVLGAIDVRTESASSLQKLIWVAKAMLSGLTFASVKLRVISESEVRAAVERAGPFDGYVLNSVQFAGAFEKLFDDRPSIFVAHNVEHRSAEENAAAAGSFFQRLLFRREAKLLKTMEERLCRRARFVFTLAEEDRAALGVASDDRSAALPLVTSPEAPTKEGPRRTDCDAALIGTWTWQPNRIGLDWFLEKVVPHLRRNFRVRIAGNMPSDVTSTHPGVEFVGRVPDAQAFVRGAAVIPLISTAGSGVQLKTIETFELGLPSVATSRSLRGIDHRPANCVVSDDPAAFAGALEAAAADVRDVDGSAFHRRQVGALDAAIRLGLEKLGPVRQEVLA is encoded by the coding sequence ATGCATCTGCTGTTCGCCACATCGATCGTGCCCGACGGCGCTCTCGCTTCGGGCTACGAGATTGCCAACGCCGCCATTATCGCCGCCTTGCGGCGCGCTGGCGCACGCGTCACCGTGACCGGCTTCATCTGGCCCGGCAAGGTAGCCAGCGACCCTGAAAACACCGTCGTGCTTGGCGCCATCGATGTGCGCACCGAAAGTGCTTCGTCGCTGCAAAAACTCATCTGGGTTGCCAAGGCGATGCTGTCCGGCCTCACCTTCGCGTCGGTCAAGTTGCGTGTCATCTCCGAGAGCGAAGTCCGTGCCGCCGTCGAGCGCGCCGGCCCCTTCGACGGTTATGTCCTGAATTCGGTGCAGTTCGCCGGCGCCTTCGAAAAGCTCTTCGACGACCGGCCGTCGATCTTCGTCGCCCACAACGTAGAGCATCGCTCGGCCGAAGAGAATGCGGCGGCCGCTGGCAGCTTTTTCCAGCGCCTGCTGTTTCGCCGCGAGGCCAAGCTGCTCAAGACCATGGAAGAACGGCTCTGCCGCCGGGCACGCTTCGTCTTCACCCTGGCCGAGGAAGACCGCGCAGCACTCGGCGTTGCCTCCGACGATCGTTCGGCGGCGCTGCCGCTGGTGACCAGCCCCGAGGCGCCGACGAAAGAGGGTCCGCGCCGCACCGATTGCGACGCGGCCCTGATCGGCACCTGGACCTGGCAGCCGAACCGCATCGGCCTCGACTGGTTCCTGGAAAAGGTCGTGCCGCATCTCAGGCGGAATTTTCGCGTCAGGATCGCCGGCAACATGCCGTCTGATGTCACCTCGACGCATCCGGGCGTCGAATTCGTCGGGCGCGTGCCGGACGCGCAGGCCTTCGTGCGCGGCGCCGCAGTCATCCCGCTGATCAGCACCGCCGGCAGCGGCGTGCAGCTCAAGACCATCGAAACCTTCGAACTCGGCCTGCCTTCGGTTGCGACCAGCCGATCGCTGCGCGGCATCGACCATCGCCCGGCCAACTGCGTGGTATCAGACGATCCGGCTGCCTTCGCCGGCGCGCTCGAGGCGGCAGCGGCCGATGTCAGGGATGTCGATGGCAGTGCCTTCCATCGCCGGCAGGTGGGGGCACTCGATGCCGCGATCAGGCTTGGCCTGGAAAAGCTCGGCCCGGTCAGGCAGGAGGTGCTTGCATGA
- a CDS encoding glycosyltransferase family 2 protein: MIPLPSDGSVSIAGRSAGLATATVEAVVTLPTFKRPQQVLETLASLKAQKTGRRFAVIVMENEAEARAGAKAALPLFERGDIAGMVIIAHERGNCSAYNAGWQTAIQHFPDFKHLLVIDDDEIADPDWLERMCKAAETLGADIVGGPQVPDFADPAHARWAEHPVFAPPYRETGRVPALYSSGNLLVGRNVLTAMGPPFLDLKFNFMGGGDSDFLSRSAQKGFVLGWCAEAKVHESVPARRVEADWIRARSLRNGVISTLVEKKKRAGTPFAGAKIFLKSLALLAASPFRGAIRLAQTGSLATALYPVHVALGRVFAEFGYANEQYRQPEKN; the protein is encoded by the coding sequence ATGATCCCTTTGCCATCGGACGGTTCGGTATCGATCGCGGGACGGTCGGCGGGGCTTGCCACCGCGACTGTCGAGGCGGTCGTCACGCTGCCGACCTTCAAACGGCCGCAGCAGGTGCTGGAAACGCTGGCTTCGCTCAAGGCGCAGAAGACCGGCAGACGCTTCGCCGTCATTGTCATGGAGAACGAGGCCGAAGCGCGCGCCGGCGCCAAGGCTGCGCTGCCGCTGTTCGAGCGCGGCGACATTGCCGGCATGGTCATCATCGCGCATGAGCGCGGCAATTGCAGCGCCTACAATGCCGGCTGGCAGACGGCGATCCAGCATTTCCCTGATTTCAAGCATTTGCTGGTCATCGACGATGACGAGATCGCCGACCCTGATTGGCTGGAGCGCATGTGCAAGGCGGCCGAGACGCTCGGCGCTGACATTGTCGGCGGCCCGCAAGTGCCTGATTTTGCCGATCCCGCCCATGCCAGATGGGCGGAACACCCGGTCTTTGCACCCCCCTACCGGGAGACCGGGCGCGTGCCCGCGCTCTATTCGTCCGGCAACCTTCTGGTGGGACGCAACGTGCTCACCGCCATGGGGCCGCCTTTCCTCGACCTGAAATTCAACTTCATGGGCGGCGGAGATTCCGACTTCCTCAGCCGGTCGGCGCAAAAAGGCTTCGTGCTTGGCTGGTGCGCGGAAGCGAAAGTCCATGAGAGCGTGCCGGCCCGGCGTGTCGAAGCCGACTGGATCCGCGCCCGCAGCCTGCGCAACGGTGTGATCTCGACGCTGGTCGAAAAGAAGAAGCGCGCCGGGACACCGTTTGCGGGCGCCAAGATCTTCCTGAAGAGCCTGGCGCTGCTTGCCGCCTCGCCGTTTCGCGGCGCAATCAGGCTGGCGCAAACAGGATCACTGGCGACAGCCTTGTATCCCGTCCATGTCGCCCTCGGCCGCGTGTTTGCCGAATTCGGATATGCCAATGAGCAATACCGGCAGCCTGAGAAGAACTGA
- a CDS encoding O-antigen ligase family protein: protein MSNTGSLRRTERAPLSAAFTRDGVATAIAALLFTIILVSFRPFQPAGAEMTGDGGDIVNQLGFGSLGAFSVFSLMAFAEPRVVRSLLSPSWMLMLGFFMLSVVLATDPPSAMRAASFTLIGILTMATILVLPRDADAFSKVIIFTVVVVMGLSYIGLIVFPNEALHTAASTEPEHAGLWRGVFTHKNIAGPIMACFSFAGLYLYRRGQRLWGAAIFCAAMIFMLHTGSKTTAGLVPFSILIVVLPSLIGMRLGTPILFALAVIATAVGTLGIVFLPPVKNLAAIYFPDLTYTGRTTLWEFAGSMLAKKPWTGYGYESFWGTALLLNQDQPFDRPWDIRTIVHGHDGYLDIAVLMGIPALCVAVYTFLIAPLRDYMRIPLRKENIYLGDFFMMVVLFTALNAFLESFFFHRGDPVWLFFVFGVLGLRQVSLRPIAVRDPN, encoded by the coding sequence ATGAGCAATACCGGCAGCCTGAGAAGAACTGAGCGCGCGCCGCTGAGCGCAGCGTTCACCCGCGACGGCGTCGCCACTGCGATCGCGGCGCTGCTGTTCACCATCATCCTGGTGTCCTTCCGGCCCTTCCAGCCGGCCGGCGCGGAAATGACCGGCGATGGCGGCGACATCGTCAACCAGCTCGGTTTTGGCTCGCTCGGCGCCTTCTCGGTCTTCTCGCTGATGGCCTTCGCAGAGCCGCGCGTGGTGCGCTCGTTGCTCAGCCCGTCCTGGATGCTGATGCTGGGTTTCTTCATGCTCTCGGTGGTGCTGGCGACCGACCCACCATCGGCAATGCGCGCCGCTTCCTTCACGCTGATCGGCATCCTGACGATGGCGACGATCCTGGTGCTGCCGCGTGACGCCGATGCGTTTTCCAAAGTCATCATCTTTACCGTCGTTGTCGTCATGGGCCTCTCCTACATCGGCCTCATCGTCTTTCCCAATGAGGCCCTGCACACGGCGGCTTCGACCGAGCCGGAACATGCCGGCCTGTGGCGCGGCGTCTTCACCCACAAGAACATCGCCGGGCCAATCATGGCCTGCTTCAGCTTCGCCGGGCTCTATCTCTATCGGCGCGGGCAGCGGCTATGGGGCGCAGCAATCTTCTGTGCAGCGATGATCTTCATGCTGCACACCGGTTCGAAGACAACCGCCGGACTGGTGCCGTTTTCAATCCTGATCGTGGTGCTGCCGAGCCTGATAGGCATGCGGCTCGGCACGCCGATCCTGTTTGCCCTGGCGGTCATCGCCACGGCGGTCGGCACGCTGGGCATCGTCTTCCTGCCGCCGGTAAAGAATCTGGCGGCAATCTATTTCCCTGACCTGACCTATACCGGACGCACGACGCTGTGGGAGTTCGCAGGCAGCATGCTGGCGAAGAAACCCTGGACCGGCTACGGCTACGAAAGCTTCTGGGGAACAGCGCTGCTGCTGAACCAGGACCAGCCCTTCGACCGGCCCTGGGACATCAGAACCATCGTTCACGGCCATGACGGCTATCTCGACATCGCCGTGCTGATGGGCATTCCGGCGCTCTGTGTTGCGGTCTACACCTTCCTCATCGCGCCGCTGCGCGACTACATGCGCATTCCGCTGCGCAAGGAAAACATCTATCTCGGCGACTTCTTCATGATGGTGGTACTGTTTACGGCGCTGAACGCCTTCCTCGAAAGTTTCTTCTTCCATCGTGGCGATCCGGTCTGGCTGTTCTTCGTGTTTGGCGTGCTCGGCCTCAGGCAAGTGTCGCTGCGGCCGATCGCGGTGCGCGACCCTAACTGA